A section of the Enterococcus montenegrensis genome encodes:
- a CDS encoding bifunctional 2-keto-4-hydroxyglutarate aldolase/2-keto-3-deoxy-6-phosphogluconate aldolase: protein MKKGEVLARLEKTGIVAVIREETAQQALNAAKAVVAGGILGLEVTFSVPNAAAVITQLNEIYPVKSGVVIGAGTVLDATTARLAIMAGAEFIVSPTFNKETAQICNLYQIPYLPGCMTITEMQQALMSGAEIVKLFPANNFEPTLIKSIKAPLPQISIMPTGGINLDNLAAWKNAGALLVGVGGNLFQGVAENDYAQVTKTAALYSKKWQQI from the coding sequence ATGAAAAAAGGAGAAGTTTTAGCTCGCCTTGAAAAAACAGGAATTGTTGCAGTCATCAGAGAAGAAACGGCGCAACAGGCGCTAAATGCGGCAAAAGCAGTTGTTGCAGGTGGAATTTTGGGATTAGAAGTGACGTTTTCTGTACCTAATGCTGCTGCTGTGATTACGCAGCTTAATGAAATCTATCCTGTAAAAAGTGGTGTAGTCATTGGTGCAGGTACGGTACTTGATGCAACGACGGCGCGGTTGGCAATTATGGCAGGGGCTGAATTTATTGTGAGTCCTACTTTTAACAAAGAAACGGCTCAAATCTGTAACTTGTATCAGATTCCTTATTTGCCTGGATGTATGACAATAACAGAAATGCAGCAGGCGTTGATGAGTGGAGCAGAAATTGTAAAGTTGTTTCCTGCTAACAATTTTGAACCAACATTAATTAAGAGTATTAAAGCTCCGTTGCCACAAATTAGCATTATGCCAACAGGTGGCATTAATCTAGATAACCTGGCAGCTTGGAAAAATGCTGGGGCTCTCTTGGTTGGGGTTGGTGGTAATCTTTTTCAAGGCGTTGCCGAAAATGACTACGCACAAGTAACCAAAACGGCCGCGCTCTATAGCAAAAAATGGCAGCAAATCTGA
- a CDS encoding orotidine 5'-phosphate decarboxylase / HUMPS family protein yields MKLQTAIDRISIEEAEELAQQLNGKTDILEMGTSLVKDYGNVAIERMRQKLTQTTLLVDSKTIDEGAYEFNQAFHYGGDIVTVMGAASYDTLVACYKVAQKENKTMMIDLLEVSDEKIAAIKDFPEAIYALHHSIDRKDKLDAVVTVAAFHEKFPTIKRLAIAGGIDFEQTKKLAQQGLLEVVIVGSKIAKAQDPIKAVNEFMEAIHYENN; encoded by the coding sequence ATGAAGTTACAAACCGCAATTGATCGTATTTCGATAGAAGAAGCAGAAGAATTAGCGCAACAGCTTAATGGGAAAACTGATATTTTAGAGATGGGCACTTCTTTAGTTAAAGATTATGGGAATGTTGCAATTGAGCGCATGCGCCAAAAACTGACTCAGACAACGTTATTAGTAGATAGTAAAACAATTGATGAAGGAGCCTATGAGTTTAATCAGGCTTTTCATTATGGTGGAGATATTGTCACGGTGATGGGGGCTGCGTCTTATGACACCCTTGTTGCTTGTTATAAGGTTGCACAAAAAGAAAACAAAACAATGATGATTGATTTATTAGAAGTAAGTGATGAAAAAATTGCAGCAATAAAAGATTTTCCCGAGGCAATTTATGCCTTGCATCATTCGATTGATCGCAAGGATAAATTGGATGCTGTGGTAACTGTAGCAGCATTCCACGAAAAATTTCCTACAATTAAACGCTTGGCTATTGCCGGAGGTATTGATTTCGAACAAACAAAAAAATTAGCACAACAAGGATTATTGGAAGTGGTAATTGTAGGTTCAAAAATTGCCAAAGCACAAGATCCAATTAAGGCAGTAAATGAATTTATGGAGGCAATTCATTATGAAAACAATTGA
- the hxlB gene encoding 6-phospho-3-hexuloisomerase, translating to MKTIETIMAEINHVMALVDEKQLEDALPLFQKNKRIFVIGAGRSGFQAKGFAMRLMHIGYTDFVMGETITPSIQKGDTWVAISGSGTTKGIVADTQAAKKLGLDIVVLTSDLTSPLAELADKVIVVPGATKTGAGIKSVQLLSSLFDQTVHITLDALTLKLAARDETSNEDALHEHVNVE from the coding sequence ATGAAAACAATTGAAACAATTATGGCAGAAATTAATCACGTCATGGCATTAGTGGATGAAAAACAACTGGAAGATGCATTACCTTTGTTTCAAAAAAACAAACGTATCTTTGTTATTGGCGCAGGTCGAAGTGGCTTTCAAGCAAAAGGATTTGCTATGCGTCTAATGCATATTGGCTATACTGATTTTGTGATGGGAGAAACCATTACACCTTCAATTCAAAAAGGAGATACCTGGGTAGCTATTTCAGGTTCGGGGACCACCAAAGGAATTGTAGCAGATACACAAGCAGCTAAAAAGTTAGGTTTAGACATCGTTGTTTTGACTAGTGATTTGACATCGCCGCTGGCCGAATTAGCCGATAAAGTTATTGTTGTGCCTGGTGCAACTAAAACAGGTGCAGGGATTAAATCTGTTCAATTATTATCAAGTCTTTTTGATCAAACTGTGCATATTACATTAGATGCATTGACGTTGAAATTAGCCGCACGAGACGAAACTTCGAATGAAGATGCGCTACATGAACACGTCAATGTAGAGTAG
- a CDS encoding sugar kinase produces MSEFLTIGEPIALFGSEEVDKSLKDALHFQKFLAGAEVNVAVGVARLGHSSEYITQVGKDPFGEFIIDRLHENKIGTDYISESADFWTAFQLKDRVSDGDPSIFYFRKGSAAAHFEKEVLDKIDFSEVKMAHLSGIFPAISPEAQEAFRYLIKLLEKHQIRTTFDPNLRPQLWASTEEMVSTINDLASHAEIVLPGINEGEILMGSRNPEKIADFYLNNGNATKTVIVKLGTEGAYVKEKNGTSYTVAGFKVEKVVDTVGAGDGFAVGLITALIEGEDLKDAVVRANAIGAMAVQSPGDNDGYPTPEQLQEFLQNQKVK; encoded by the coding sequence ATGAGTGAATTTTTAACAATTGGTGAACCTATTGCATTATTTGGATCAGAAGAAGTAGATAAGTCTTTAAAAGATGCTTTGCATTTTCAAAAATTTTTAGCCGGAGCAGAAGTTAATGTAGCTGTTGGGGTGGCTCGTTTAGGTCATAGTAGTGAATATATTACACAAGTAGGAAAAGATCCGTTTGGCGAATTTATCATTGATCGACTACATGAAAATAAAATTGGGACTGATTATATTTCAGAGTCTGCAGATTTTTGGACAGCATTCCAATTAAAAGATAGAGTAAGTGATGGCGATCCAAGTATTTTCTATTTCCGTAAAGGTTCAGCAGCGGCCCATTTTGAAAAAGAGGTCCTAGATAAAATTGATTTTTCTGAAGTCAAAATGGCACACTTATCAGGTATTTTTCCAGCTATTTCACCAGAAGCACAAGAAGCATTTCGGTATTTAATTAAGCTTTTGGAAAAACATCAAATTCGGACAACTTTTGATCCAAATTTACGCCCACAATTATGGGCTAGCACTGAAGAAATGGTAAGTACAATCAATGACTTAGCTTCTCATGCGGAAATTGTTTTACCTGGTATTAATGAAGGTGAAATTTTAATGGGCAGTCGCAATCCCGAAAAAATTGCTGACTTTTACTTAAACAACGGCAACGCAACGAAAACAGTCATCGTGAAATTGGGAACAGAAGGTGCGTATGTCAAAGAAAAGAATGGTACAAGTTACACGGTTGCAGGCTTTAAGGTTGAAAAAGTAGTCGATACAGTTGGTGCAGGGGATGGCTTTGCCGTCGGATTAATCACTGCTTTAATTGAAGGCGAAGATCTAAAAGATGCAGTAGTCCGTGCCAATGCCATTGGTGCGATGGCTGTTCAATCTCCTGGGGATAACGACGGCTATCCAACGCCAGAACAATTGCAGGAATTTTTACAAAATCAGAAGGTGAAATAA